A DNA window from Camelina sativa cultivar DH55 chromosome 13, Cs, whole genome shotgun sequence contains the following coding sequences:
- the LOC104737664 gene encoding putative cyclic nucleotide-gated ion channel 13 isoform X2, translated as MAFGRDNRVRDLISEGTIEYGYGSKARPSLNSVLKNVRRGFEKSSDKFRTFKKPLSSFGGLHKKRDNSSTTTTTEKNIINPQGSFLQNWNKIFLFASVIALAIDPLFFYIPIVDGERHCLNLHHNLEIAASVLRTFIDAFYIIHIVFQFRTAYISPSSRVFGRGELVDDPKAIAIKYLSSYFIIDVLSILPLPQLVVLAVIPNVNKPVSLITKDYLVTVIFTQYIPRILRIFPLYSEVTRTSGIVTETAWAGAAWNLSLYMLASHVFGALWYLISVEREDRCWREACEKRPEVCTFEFLYCDRNRTVKNDFLTTSCPFINPDDITKSTVFNFGIFTDALKSGIVESDDFWKKFFYCFWWGLRNLSALGQNLNTSKFVGEIIFAVSICISGLVLFALLIGNMQKYLESTTVREEEMRVRKRDAEQWMSHRMLPDDLRKRIRRYEQYKWQETRGVEEENLLRNLPKDLRRDIKRHFCLDLLKKVPLFEIMDEQLLDAVCDKLKPVLYTENSYAIREGDPVEEMLFVMRGKLMSATTNGGRTGFFNAVYLKASDFCGEDLLTWALDPQSSSHFPISTRTVQALTEVEAFALAADDLKLVASQFRRLHSKQLQHTFRFYSVQWRTWGASFIQAAWRRHCRRKLARSLTAEEDRFRNAIAQRERERDAASSSSLVATLYASRFASNALRNLRTNNLPLLPPKPSEPDFSATHLGDP; from the exons ATGGCTTTTGGCCGCGACAATCGTGTAAG AGATTTGATTTCAGAAGGAACCATAGAGTATGGTTACGGAAGCAAAGCTAGACCATCTCTAAACTCTGTTTTAAAGAATGTTCGTAGAGGGTTTGAGAAAAGTTCAGATAAATTCAGGACTTTTAAGAAACCATTAAGTAGTTTTGGTGGTTTACATAAGAAGAGAGATAATTCTTCTACCACTACTACTACAGAGAAGAACATTATAAACCCACAAGGCTCTTTCTTGCAGAACTGGAACAAAATCTTTCTCTTTGCTTCAGTTATTGCTTTGGCGATCGATCCGTTGTTTTTCTATATTCCTATCGTTGATGGAGAGAGGCACTGTCTTAATTTGCACCACAACTTGGAGATAGCTGCTAGTGTGCTTCGAACTTTTATAGATGCCTTCTACATCATTCACATTGTGTTTCAGTTTAGAACTGCTTatatctctccttcttcccGTGTTTTCGGAAGAGGTGAGTTGGTTGATGATCCCAAAGCGATAGCTATTAAGTACCTTTCTTCCTACTTCATCATCGATGTTCTTTCTATCCTTCCACTCCCACAG CTTGTAGTCTTAGCTGTTATCCCCAATGTCAACAAGCCGGTCTCTTTGATCACTAAGGACTACCTGGTTACTGTCATATTTACACAATACATCCCTAGGATTCTTCGTATTTTTCCACTTTACAGTGAAGTTACAAGAACATCTGGTATAGTTACTGAAACAGCTTGGGCTGGAGCTGCTTGGAACCTATCTCTCTATATGTTAGCTAGTCAT GTGTTTGGAGCCTTATGGTACTTGATATCAGTAGAAAGAGAAGACAGATGCTGGCGTGAGGCTTGCGAGAAGCGACCAGAAGTGTGTACCTTTGAATTCCTCTACTGTGATAGAAACAGAACTGTTAAAAACGATTTCCTGACTACGTCGTGCCCGTTTATCAACCCTGATGATATAACAAAATCAACGGTCTTCAACTTTGGCATCTTCACTGATGCTTTAAAAAGTGGTATTGTTGAATCAGATGATTTCTGGAAGAAATTTTTCTACTGCTTCTGGTGGGGTCTGCGTAATTTAAG TGCATTGGGGCAAAATCTCAATACGAGCAAATTCGTTGGGGAAATCATATTTGCTGTATCAATTTGCATATCTGGACTAGTCTTATTTGCACTACTTATTGGCAATATGCAG AAATACTTGGAGTCGACAACAGTTAGGGAAGAGGAGATGAGAGTGAGAAAAAGAGATGCAGAGCAGTGGATGTCTCACCGTATGTTACCAGATGACCTGAGGAAACGTATCAGAAGGTATGAGCAATATAAATGGCAAGAAACTAgaggagttgaagaagaaaacctTCTGCGTAATCTCCCCAAAGACCTCAGGAGAGACATCAAACGCCATTTTTGCCTCGATCTCCTCAAGAAA GTACCTCTGTTCGAGATAATGGATGAGCAATTGCTAGATGCCGTGTGCGACAAGCTAAAACCTGTGCTCTACACCGAAAACAGCTATGCGATTAGAGAAGGAGACCCAGTGGAGGAGATGTTGTTTGTTATGAGGGGAAAACTGATGAGCGCCACCACAAACGGTGGCCGGACTGGCTTCTTTAATGCGGTATACCTCAAGGCTAGTGACTTTTGCGGCGAAGATCTTCTCACTTGGGCATTGGATCCTCAGTCTTCGTCTCATTTTCCGATCTCGACGAGAACAGTTCAAGCTTTAACCGAAGTAGAAGCCTTTGCGCTTGCAGCAGATGATCTCAAGCTCGTGGCTTCGCAATTCAGACGACTACATAGCAAACAGCTTCAACATACTTTCAG GTTTTATTCGGTACAATGGAGAACTTGGGGCGCGTCTTTCATTCAAGCGGCATGGAGGAGACATTGCCGGAGGAAACTGGCCAGGTCATTAACCGCAGAAGAAGACCGATTCCGAAATGCGATCGCACAACGCGAACGTGAACGTGATGCAGCTTCTTCGTCGAGCCTGGTTGCAACGTTATACGCGTCGCGGTTCGCTTCAAACGCGCTTCGCAATCTGCGTACTAACAACCTGCCTTTGCTCCCTCCTAAACCATCCGAGCCCGATTTCAGTGCCACTCATCTTGGGGACCCTTAA
- the LOC104737664 gene encoding putative cyclic nucleotide-gated ion channel 13 isoform X1 has translation MAFGRDNRVRFRDLISEGTIEYGYGSKARPSLNSVLKNVRRGFEKSSDKFRTFKKPLSSFGGLHKKRDNSSTTTTTEKNIINPQGSFLQNWNKIFLFASVIALAIDPLFFYIPIVDGERHCLNLHHNLEIAASVLRTFIDAFYIIHIVFQFRTAYISPSSRVFGRGELVDDPKAIAIKYLSSYFIIDVLSILPLPQLVVLAVIPNVNKPVSLITKDYLVTVIFTQYIPRILRIFPLYSEVTRTSGIVTETAWAGAAWNLSLYMLASHVFGALWYLISVEREDRCWREACEKRPEVCTFEFLYCDRNRTVKNDFLTTSCPFINPDDITKSTVFNFGIFTDALKSGIVESDDFWKKFFYCFWWGLRNLSALGQNLNTSKFVGEIIFAVSICISGLVLFALLIGNMQKYLESTTVREEEMRVRKRDAEQWMSHRMLPDDLRKRIRRYEQYKWQETRGVEEENLLRNLPKDLRRDIKRHFCLDLLKKVPLFEIMDEQLLDAVCDKLKPVLYTENSYAIREGDPVEEMLFVMRGKLMSATTNGGRTGFFNAVYLKASDFCGEDLLTWALDPQSSSHFPISTRTVQALTEVEAFALAADDLKLVASQFRRLHSKQLQHTFRFYSVQWRTWGASFIQAAWRRHCRRKLARSLTAEEDRFRNAIAQRERERDAASSSSLVATLYASRFASNALRNLRTNNLPLLPPKPSEPDFSATHLGDP, from the exons ATGGCTTTTGGCCGCGACAATCGTGTAAG gtTCAGAGATTTGATTTCAGAAGGAACCATAGAGTATGGTTACGGAAGCAAAGCTAGACCATCTCTAAACTCTGTTTTAAAGAATGTTCGTAGAGGGTTTGAGAAAAGTTCAGATAAATTCAGGACTTTTAAGAAACCATTAAGTAGTTTTGGTGGTTTACATAAGAAGAGAGATAATTCTTCTACCACTACTACTACAGAGAAGAACATTATAAACCCACAAGGCTCTTTCTTGCAGAACTGGAACAAAATCTTTCTCTTTGCTTCAGTTATTGCTTTGGCGATCGATCCGTTGTTTTTCTATATTCCTATCGTTGATGGAGAGAGGCACTGTCTTAATTTGCACCACAACTTGGAGATAGCTGCTAGTGTGCTTCGAACTTTTATAGATGCCTTCTACATCATTCACATTGTGTTTCAGTTTAGAACTGCTTatatctctccttcttcccGTGTTTTCGGAAGAGGTGAGTTGGTTGATGATCCCAAAGCGATAGCTATTAAGTACCTTTCTTCCTACTTCATCATCGATGTTCTTTCTATCCTTCCACTCCCACAG CTTGTAGTCTTAGCTGTTATCCCCAATGTCAACAAGCCGGTCTCTTTGATCACTAAGGACTACCTGGTTACTGTCATATTTACACAATACATCCCTAGGATTCTTCGTATTTTTCCACTTTACAGTGAAGTTACAAGAACATCTGGTATAGTTACTGAAACAGCTTGGGCTGGAGCTGCTTGGAACCTATCTCTCTATATGTTAGCTAGTCAT GTGTTTGGAGCCTTATGGTACTTGATATCAGTAGAAAGAGAAGACAGATGCTGGCGTGAGGCTTGCGAGAAGCGACCAGAAGTGTGTACCTTTGAATTCCTCTACTGTGATAGAAACAGAACTGTTAAAAACGATTTCCTGACTACGTCGTGCCCGTTTATCAACCCTGATGATATAACAAAATCAACGGTCTTCAACTTTGGCATCTTCACTGATGCTTTAAAAAGTGGTATTGTTGAATCAGATGATTTCTGGAAGAAATTTTTCTACTGCTTCTGGTGGGGTCTGCGTAATTTAAG TGCATTGGGGCAAAATCTCAATACGAGCAAATTCGTTGGGGAAATCATATTTGCTGTATCAATTTGCATATCTGGACTAGTCTTATTTGCACTACTTATTGGCAATATGCAG AAATACTTGGAGTCGACAACAGTTAGGGAAGAGGAGATGAGAGTGAGAAAAAGAGATGCAGAGCAGTGGATGTCTCACCGTATGTTACCAGATGACCTGAGGAAACGTATCAGAAGGTATGAGCAATATAAATGGCAAGAAACTAgaggagttgaagaagaaaacctTCTGCGTAATCTCCCCAAAGACCTCAGGAGAGACATCAAACGCCATTTTTGCCTCGATCTCCTCAAGAAA GTACCTCTGTTCGAGATAATGGATGAGCAATTGCTAGATGCCGTGTGCGACAAGCTAAAACCTGTGCTCTACACCGAAAACAGCTATGCGATTAGAGAAGGAGACCCAGTGGAGGAGATGTTGTTTGTTATGAGGGGAAAACTGATGAGCGCCACCACAAACGGTGGCCGGACTGGCTTCTTTAATGCGGTATACCTCAAGGCTAGTGACTTTTGCGGCGAAGATCTTCTCACTTGGGCATTGGATCCTCAGTCTTCGTCTCATTTTCCGATCTCGACGAGAACAGTTCAAGCTTTAACCGAAGTAGAAGCCTTTGCGCTTGCAGCAGATGATCTCAAGCTCGTGGCTTCGCAATTCAGACGACTACATAGCAAACAGCTTCAACATACTTTCAG GTTTTATTCGGTACAATGGAGAACTTGGGGCGCGTCTTTCATTCAAGCGGCATGGAGGAGACATTGCCGGAGGAAACTGGCCAGGTCATTAACCGCAGAAGAAGACCGATTCCGAAATGCGATCGCACAACGCGAACGTGAACGTGATGCAGCTTCTTCGTCGAGCCTGGTTGCAACGTTATACGCGTCGCGGTTCGCTTCAAACGCGCTTCGCAATCTGCGTACTAACAACCTGCCTTTGCTCCCTCCTAAACCATCCGAGCCCGATTTCAGTGCCACTCATCTTGGGGACCCTTAA